A DNA window from Vibrio sp. CDRSL-10 TSBA contains the following coding sequences:
- a CDS encoding heme-degrading domain-containing protein: MSLTLEDVLAQEASIELKHFNNETAWQLGCELKQAAEQLGAAVAIEVYGFGQVLFQYSMPGTAADKFDWVRRKRNSVLKYNHSTYYLSLYNAQKQREFEAQLHVDANEYCGHGGSFPIRIKGSGLVGALTVSGLPQEADHQLVADALQRVLSQQ, encoded by the coding sequence ATGAGTCTGACTCTGGAGGATGTGCTGGCGCAGGAAGCGAGCATTGAACTGAAGCACTTTAACAATGAGACCGCGTGGCAGCTTGGTTGCGAGCTTAAGCAGGCAGCAGAGCAGCTCGGTGCGGCGGTTGCGATTGAGGTGTACGGTTTCGGTCAGGTGCTGTTCCAGTATTCGATGCCGGGCACCGCGGCTGACAAGTTTGACTGGGTGCGCCGCAAGCGTAACTCGGTGCTGAAGTACAATCACAGTACCTATTATCTGTCGCTGTACAACGCGCAAAAGCAGCGTGAGTTTGAAGCGCAGCTGCACGTTGATGCTAACGAGTATTGCGGCCATGGCGGCTCATTCCCGATCCGCATCAAAGGCTCCGGCCTGGTCGGCGCGCTGACGGTGTCCGGTTTGCCGCAGGAAGCCGACCACCAACTGGTGGCCGATGCGCTGCAACGTGTGCTCAGCCAGCAATAA
- a CDS encoding molybdopterin cofactor-binding domain-containing protein, with the protein MRNPHSDYLLEAVEIARQKKGTPVKMVWSREDDTQVGYYRPAYVHRIQAGLDADGNISSWKQHIVGQSILTNTVFEPFMVKDGVDATSVEGASNIPYAIPNLSVELTTVKEGPTVQWWRSVGSTHTAFAVETMIDELAVKAGKDPVEMRMQLLAKHPRWQGVLKLAAEKAGWGKELPPGTGLGVAVHESFATFVAQVAQVTVKNGQISVDKVVCAVDCGVAVNPDVIAAQMEGGIGFGLSPTLVSAITLGEGGMVEQSNFHNYQVLRMNQMPEVEVHIVPSAEAPTGVGEPGVPPIAPAVANAVAAATGQRLHALPLKLATA; encoded by the coding sequence GTGCGAAACCCGCATTCGGATTACCTGCTGGAAGCGGTCGAGATCGCGCGCCAGAAAAAAGGCACTCCGGTTAAGATGGTGTGGAGCCGCGAAGATGATACCCAGGTCGGTTACTATCGTCCGGCATACGTACACCGTATTCAGGCGGGTCTGGATGCAGACGGCAATATCTCGAGCTGGAAACAGCACATTGTCGGCCAGTCGATTCTGACCAATACTGTGTTTGAACCTTTCATGGTTAAAGACGGCGTTGATGCTACCTCAGTGGAAGGGGCTTCCAACATCCCTTACGCGATTCCGAACCTGTCGGTAGAACTGACCACAGTCAAAGAAGGGCCGACCGTTCAGTGGTGGCGCTCGGTAGGCAGCACTCATACCGCTTTCGCAGTGGAAACCATGATCGATGAACTGGCGGTCAAAGCCGGAAAAGATCCGGTGGAAATGCGCATGCAGTTACTGGCCAAACATCCGCGCTGGCAGGGCGTGCTGAAACTGGCAGCAGAAAAAGCCGGTTGGGGTAAAGAGCTGCCGCCAGGCACGGGTCTTGGTGTGGCCGTGCACGAGTCTTTCGCGACGTTTGTTGCTCAGGTTGCTCAGGTCACAGTAAAGAACGGTCAGATTTCGGTTGATAAAGTGGTGTGTGCGGTAGACTGTGGTGTCGCTGTGAACCCGGATGTGATTGCCGCGCAGATGGAAGGCGGGATTGGTTTTGGCTTATCTCCGACTCTGGTCAGTGCCATTACCCTGGGTGAAGGTGGTATGGTTGAACAGTCTAACTTCCATAACTACCAGGTACTGCGTATGAACCAGATGCCGGAAGTGGAAGTCCATATTGTACCGTCAGCGGAAGCGCCAACCGGCGTAGGTGAGCCGGGTGTGCCGCCGATTGCGCCGGCAGTCGCCAATGCGGTCGCTGCGGCCACCGGTCAGCGTTTACATGCGCTGCCACTGAAACTCGCAACGGCATAA
- a CDS encoding nucleotidyltransferase family protein, which translates to MSTAIMIMAAGESSRFGSCKQLSELDSQHSLLSHAVEEALKSEVGPVFVITGRWHEEIEQAQHRGQLASVPLLCCSQWAQGLGNSIAYGTRMLAAEHEAILITLADQVALQASDFRQLAAQAHPQRIIAARYNGKPGVPALFPAACFADLMLLHGEHGARHLLRGGVLAVEEIPLANAACDIDTPQALAQWQQQTQILT; encoded by the coding sequence ATGAGCACGGCAATTATGATCATGGCGGCGGGCGAAAGCAGCCGCTTTGGCAGTTGTAAGCAGCTGAGTGAGCTCGATTCGCAGCACAGTTTGTTATCACACGCAGTCGAAGAGGCGCTTAAAAGTGAAGTCGGCCCGGTGTTTGTTATCACCGGACGCTGGCATGAGGAAATTGAGCAGGCACAGCACCGCGGTCAGCTGGCGAGCGTGCCTCTGCTCTGCTGTTCGCAATGGGCACAAGGCCTCGGTAACTCCATTGCCTACGGTACCCGTATGCTGGCGGCGGAGCATGAAGCGATTCTGATCACTCTGGCGGATCAGGTCGCATTGCAAGCCAGCGACTTCAGACAGTTGGCGGCGCAAGCTCATCCGCAGCGGATCATTGCGGCCCGATATAATGGTAAACCTGGTGTTCCGGCGCTGTTTCCGGCGGCGTGTTTTGCGGATCTGATGTTGCTGCATGGTGAGCATGGGGCGCGGCATTTATTGCGCGGCGGGGTGTTGGCGGTGGAGGAAATCCCGTTGGCCAATGCGGCCTGTGACATTGATACGCCGCAGGCCCTGGCGCAGTGGCAACAGCAAACCCAGATCCTCACCTGA
- a CDS encoding XdhC family protein, with protein MSNHLLYLLTQWFDLKEEANWVLGTVYKTEGPAYRKSGAMMLFSDVGHQLGMLSGGCLESDIHLHARKVMLSQSPVTLTYDGSDEDDLAFQLGIGCGGTVHILLQPLNADNAYLGLPDVLDALRQHRKGHYFQKVSNQEVVARFMTENLPSQRSRAELIEQQDGLWLCTPIEAPLHLLVVGGGIDARPVAQLAHQLGWTVTLWDSRPANGRMEYFPNLACRLNGNASELTAYCQQHSVQAAVLMSHNVTMDAAALAAMVGVPLNYLALLGPTNRRERVIAQSGITLEQLAVPLSGPAGLDIGAELPETIALSILAECQAAASRTTARFAE; from the coding sequence ATGTCCAATCATTTGTTGTATTTGCTGACGCAATGGTTTGATCTGAAAGAGGAAGCGAACTGGGTGCTGGGCACGGTGTATAAAACCGAAGGTCCGGCCTATCGTAAATCCGGTGCCATGATGTTATTCAGCGATGTCGGTCATCAGCTGGGAATGCTCAGCGGCGGTTGCCTGGAATCTGACATCCACCTGCATGCGCGCAAGGTGATGCTCAGCCAGTCGCCGGTTACCCTGACCTATGACGGCAGCGACGAAGACGATCTGGCGTTTCAGCTCGGGATTGGCTGTGGCGGCACGGTGCATATTCTGTTGCAACCACTTAACGCCGACAATGCTTATCTGGGATTGCCTGACGTGCTCGACGCTCTGCGCCAGCACCGTAAAGGCCACTATTTCCAGAAAGTCTCCAACCAGGAAGTGGTTGCCCGATTTATGACCGAAAACCTGCCGTCTCAGCGCTCGCGTGCCGAACTGATTGAGCAGCAGGATGGGTTGTGGCTGTGTACGCCGATTGAAGCGCCGCTGCATCTGCTGGTGGTCGGCGGCGGGATTGATGCCCGTCCTGTGGCACAACTGGCGCATCAGCTCGGCTGGACGGTCACTTTGTGGGACTCGCGCCCGGCCAATGGCCGCATGGAATATTTCCCGAATCTTGCCTGTCGTCTCAATGGTAACGCGAGTGAGTTAACCGCCTACTGCCAGCAGCATTCAGTGCAGGCGGCAGTGCTGATGAGTCACAACGTGACCATGGACGCCGCCGCGCTGGCTGCTATGGTGGGTGTACCGCTCAATTATCTGGCCCTGCTCGGGCCGACCAACCGCCGTGAACGGGTGATTGCCCAGTCGGGGATTACGCTGGAGCAACTTGCTGTCCCGCTTTCCGGCCCGGCCGGTCTGGATATTGGTGCCGAGCTGCCGGAAACCATCGCCTTGTCGATTCTGGCGGAATGCCAGGCGGCTGCCAGCCGCACTACGGCGCGTTTCGCTGAGTGA
- a CDS encoding oxidoreductase has product MTYAPVKTAVIGYGFSAKTFHLPFIKTLPELELTAISSSQQDAVKADWPEVEWFADANSLLDNSDAELVIITAPNDVHFSLAKRALENGKNVIVEKPFVTRIEDGEKLIALANEKGLTLSVFHNRRWDGDFLTVKKLIEDGALGEVKLFESHFDRYRPEIRQRWREQSQDGGGILFDLAPHLLDQALMLFGLPQAINAQCRMMRPGSTTIDYYNLILHYPEHIVHLHSNLYSPEPNLRYKVLGSKAKFEKYGLDPQEGYLKEGHLPEAPEWAAEDAALCGVMYSEEGSEPVKTELGGYQLYFKAVADAIRLGTANPVPPQEALHNIALIEMALESSKTGQTIQVNL; this is encoded by the coding sequence ATGACTTACGCCCCGGTAAAAACAGCCGTGATTGGTTACGGCTTCTCAGCGAAAACCTTCCATCTGCCATTTATTAAGACTCTGCCAGAGCTGGAACTGACCGCCATCAGCTCAAGCCAGCAGGACGCGGTGAAAGCCGACTGGCCGGAAGTGGAGTGGTTTGCCGATGCCAACTCACTGCTCGACAACAGCGACGCAGAGCTGGTCATCATCACGGCGCCGAACGATGTGCATTTCTCTCTGGCCAAACGTGCGCTGGAAAACGGCAAAAACGTGATTGTTGAAAAGCCGTTTGTAACCCGCATTGAAGACGGCGAAAAGCTGATTGCGCTGGCGAATGAAAAAGGCCTGACCCTGAGTGTGTTCCACAACCGCCGCTGGGACGGTGACTTCCTGACTGTGAAGAAGCTGATCGAAGACGGCGCACTGGGCGAAGTGAAACTGTTTGAATCTCACTTTGACCGTTACCGTCCGGAAATCCGTCAGCGCTGGCGCGAGCAGTCGCAGGACGGCGGCGGCATCCTGTTTGACCTGGCTCCGCACCTGCTGGATCAGGCGCTGATGCTGTTTGGTCTGCCACAGGCGATCAATGCCCAGTGCCGTATGATGCGCCCGGGTTCGACCACGATCGACTACTACAACCTGATCCTGCACTATCCGGAGCACATTGTGCACCTGCACTCTAACCTGTACAGCCCGGAGCCGAACCTGCGCTATAAAGTCTTGGGTTCAAAAGCGAAATTTGAAAAATACGGCCTGGATCCGCAGGAAGGCTACCTCAAAGAAGGTCACCTGCCGGAAGCGCCGGAGTGGGCGGCTGAAGATGCGGCTCTGTGCGGCGTGATGTACAGCGAAGAGGGTTCTGAGCCGGTGAAAACCGAGCTGGGCGGTTACCAGTTGTACTTCAAAGCGGTGGCGGATGCGATTCGCCTTGGCACAGCCAACCCGGTTCCGCCACAAGAGGCGCTGCACAATATTGCGCTGATTGAGATGGCACTGGAAAGCAGCAAAACCGGCCAGACCATTCAGGTGAATCTATGA